The segment TGCGCTATCTATAGGTCGCCGCGCATCCGCCGCTGGTGGTATTTCACTCGCACGGTGATGCCGAGCACCATCAGGAAGAAGGCGAGCCCCAGCACCGCCGCCGGCACCGCGACGGGCATCGGCCACACCTTCGCCCGCAGCGCCGCGAGCAGCGCGCCAAGCACCGCCAGCCACACCGCCCCCATGCGCAGCGGCCGCGCGATCTGCTTCAGCTCGGCCTTGTAGGCGGCGCGCTCGGCAGGATCGTTCAGGTTCGGCGGGGTCGGCATGTCCAGTCTTCCTTCAGCAGCCCGTAGAGCGTGGTGTCGCGCACGCCGATATGGGTCTCCCATTCGGCGCGCAGCACCCCCTCCAGCCGGAAGCCCAGCCGTTCGAGCAGCCGGCGCGAATACACATTGTCCGGGTCCGTGTCCGCAAAAACCCGCCGATGCGCCTCGGCGAGGAAGAGCTGGTCGAGCACCGCGCCGATCGCCTCCTCGGCGATCCCCTGCCCCCAATGCGGCCGGGCGAGCAGATAGCCGATCTCGCTGACCGCCGCCCGCTTCTCGCCCACCGCGACATAGCCGATCGCGGTGTCGTCGCCGGCATGCGTGATCGCCCAGACGCGCCAGGCGGGGTCGCCGCGCGACAGGCTGGCGCGGGTCTGCTCGACGGTTTCGTGGGGCGCGTGGCTCCACCAGGTCATCAGTTCGGCGTCGGAGAGGCTGGGGAACAGCGCCTCGGCATCGTCCACGTCACGCGGCCGCAAGCGCAGCCGCGCGGTCGTCAACACCGGGGCGTCCGCCATCTCAGCGATTGCCGCCGATGAAATCGCCCAGTCCGCCCAGGACCGACCCCTCGCCGCGATTGTGGCCGCCCCCGTTCGCCGCCGCCATCATCCGCCCCGCCAATCGCGCAAACGGCAGCGACTGGATCCATACCTTGCCCGGACCGCGCAGCCGCGCGAAGAATACGCCCTCGCCGCCGAAGAGCATGCTGCGTACACCGCCG is part of the Sphingomonas sp. genome and harbors:
- a CDS encoding GNAT family protein, with translation MADAPVLTTARLRLRPRDVDDAEALFPSLSDAELMTWWSHAPHETVEQTRASLSRGDPAWRVWAITHAGDDTAIGYVAVGEKRAAVSEIGYLLARPHWGQGIAEEAIGAVLDQLFLAEAHRRVFADTDPDNVYSRRLLERLGFRLEGVLRAEWETHIGVRDTTLYGLLKEDWTCRPRRT